The DNA segment CAAGATTTTTAAATCCTTCTCCAACAATCCCTGAAAAATGTACGAAATAGTCTTTTCCCTCTTCAGAAGTAATAAATCCAAATCCTTTTTCTTTGTTAAACCATTTAACTTTTCCTTGTAACATCAAAACCCTCCAAATTATTTATTTTCAGTTCTCTACCAGATAAAAAAATCTATCAGAACATCCTTATTATACTCTCAACTGAAAATATATGCAAGAGTTTTTTTAAACTGTAGTAATTTCTTTTTCTTTTAATGCCAATAAAGAATCTATATCTTTTATAGCTTTATCTGTTAATTTTTGAACTTCTTCTTCAGCTGATTTTAATTCATCTTCAGTAAGTTCTTCGGCTTTTTGAAGTCTTCTTAAGTTGTTATTTATATCTTTTCTTATATTTCTAGCTCCAACTTTACTTTCTTCAGCTTCTTTTTTAGCTAATTTTACATATTCTTTTCTTCTGTCAGCTGTTAATTCTGGTACCATAAGTCTTATAACTCTACCATCATTATTTGGATTTAATCCAATATTTGCTGTCATTATAGCTTTTTCTATAGCTGGTATTATTGATTTATCCCAAGGATCTATTACTAAAAG comes from the Fusobacterium perfoetens genome and includes:
- the frr gene encoding ribosome recycling factor gives rise to the protein MSKDLLIKECKEKMEKTIEATKHKFAGIRAGRASVAMLDGIKVEQYGSLMPLNQIGTVSAPEARLLVIDPWDKSIIPAIEKAIMTANIGLNPNNDGRVIRLMVPELTADRRKEYVKLAKKEAEESKVGARNIRKDINNNLRRLQKAEELTEDELKSAEEEVQKLTDKAIKDIDSLLALKEKEITTV
- a CDS encoding cold-shock protein; translated protein: MLQGKVKWFNKEKGFGFITSEEGKDYFVHFSGIVGEGFKNLEENQSVSFEVEEGAKGPIAVKVTVVK